The proteins below come from a single Miscanthus floridulus cultivar M001 chromosome 1, ASM1932011v1, whole genome shotgun sequence genomic window:
- the LOC136476226 gene encoding uncharacterized protein, with translation MAPPTSAALLGPPVAALNTNIAAAAHSRDSDYSSVAPYGGVAKEASRSGRALAYTSSGDPCVDFFFQIVPGATSAADVAALLDVAWSRDARTALRLVCHLRGVRGLGKGDREGFYAAALWMHARHPKTLAGNLAIFARFGCLKDLPEILYRVLHGDRKGEDGDRRKQQDVHRHGMKRRRSDREFQAAKETKRQEEAQLARSALSRYESDEAFRFLYDGVAEMFAEMLKSDVEHLRVGDTTKIGLAAKWCPSLRSSYDRATLLCEAIARRIFPRESSQEYLNISDKHYAYRVRDRLRREVLVPLRKALELPEVYMCACKFEELPYARVASLAMNKYKGVFQKHDKHRVAGFFDEVRTGRARMPADAVLPHELIAAALKGEHDEAAELQWRRMAASLAAEGRLANCIAVCGLSGATLAATDTAASAAIALGLLISELSQEPWKGRVITFNETHQLHKVLGTSLKEKLRPLVESMGKHKKGANLQGVFSKILQLAVAGGLCRDMMVKRVFVLSDMDFDGWTGTASLWKTEYQGICDKFAAEGFTAPQVAFWNVGTSKASTPVVAAQEGTALVSGYSKNLVRLFLEADGELTPAAVVADAISGPEYEALEVFD, from the coding sequence atgGCCCCGCCCACCTCCGCAGCGCTCCTCGGCCCTCCCGTGGCCGCCCTCAACACCAACATCGCTGCTGCTGCACATTCCCGGGACTCCGATTACTCATCCGTGGCGCCGTACGGCGGCGTGGCCAAGGAGGCGTCGCGGTCTGGTCGGGCGCTGGCCTACACCTCGTCCGGCGACCCGTGCGTCGACTTCTTCTTCCAGATCGTCCCTGGCGCCACCTCGGCCGCTGACGTGGCGGCACTCCTCGACGTCGCCTGGTCCCGGGACGCGCGCACCGCGCTCAGGCTCGTCTGCCACCTCCGCGGCGTGCGCGGCCTGGGCAAGGGCGACAGGGAGGGCTTCTACGCCGCCGCGCTCTGGATGCACGCGCGCCATCCCAAGACGCTCGCCGGGAACCTGGCCATCTTCGCCAGGTTCGGCTGCCTCAAGGACCTGCCCGAGATCCTCTACCGCGTACTCCACGGCGACCGCAAGGGCGAAGACGGCGACCGTCGCAAGCAGCAGGACGTACACCGCCACGGCATGAAGCGCCGGCGCAGCGACCGCGAGTTTCAGGCTGCCAAGGAGACGAAGCGCCAGGAGGAGGCGCAGCTCGCGCGGTCGGCGCTCTCGCGCTACGAGTCCGACGAGGCTTTCCGCTTCCTCTACGATGGCGTGGCTGAGATGTTCGCCGAGATGCTGAAGTCCGACGTCGAGCACCTGCGCGTGGGCGACACCACCAAGATCGGGCTCGCGGCCAAGTGGTGCCCGTCGCTCCGCTCGTCCTACGACCGTGCGACCCTGCTCTGCGAGGCCATAGCCCGCCGCATATTCCCGCGCGAGTCCAGCCAGGAGTACCTCAACATCTCGGACAAGCACTATGCCTACCGCGTCCGTGACCGGCTCCGCCGCGAGGTGCTGGTGCCGCTGCGCAAGGCCCTGGAGCTCCCGGAGGTGTACATGTGCGCGTGCAAGTTTGAAGAGCTGCCGTACGCGCGGGTGGCGTCCTTGGCGATGAACAAGTACAAGGGGGTGTTCCAGAAGCACGACAAGCACCGCGTGGCCGGCTTCTTCGACGAGGTGCGCACCGGTCGCGCCAGGATGCCGGCGGACGCGGTGCTGCCACACGAGTTGATCGCCGCAGCGCTTAAGGGGGAGCACGACGAGGCTGCCGAGCTCCAGTGGCGTCGCATGGCGGCCTCTCTAGCCGCTGAGGGGCGCCTGGCCAACTGCATCGCGGTGTGCGGGCTCTCCGGCGCCACCTTGGCCGCCACGGACACAGCGGCCTCTGCAGCCATCGCACTGGGGCTCCTGATCTCTGAGCTGAGCCAGGAGCCGTGGAAGGGGCGCGTGATCACCTTCAACGAGACGCACCAGCTGCACAAGGTGCTCGGCACGAGCCTCAAGGAGAAGCTGCGGCCACTGGTGGAGTCCATGGGGAAGCATAAGAAGGGTGCGAATTTGCAGGGCGTGTTTAGCAAGATCCTGCAGCTGGCGGTGGCCGGCGGGCTGTGCAGGGACATGATGGTGAAGAGGGTGTTTGTGCTGAGCGACATGGACTTCGACGGGTGGACGGGCACCGCGTCCCTGTGGAAGACAGAGTACCAGGGCATCTGCGACAAGTTCGCAGCCGAGGGGTTCACGGCGCCGCAGGTGGCGTTCTGGAACGTGGGGACCTCCAAGGCCTCCACGCCGGTGGTGGCAGCGCAAGAGGGCACGGCCCTGGTGAGCGGCTACTCCAAGAACCTGGTGAGACTCTTCCTGGAGGCGGATGGTGAGCTAACGCCGGCCGCCGTCGTGGCAGATGCCATCTCTGGCCCGGAGTATGAGGCGTTAGAGGTGTTCGACTAA
- the LOC136476179 gene encoding peptidyl-prolyl cis-trans isomerase FKBP62-like — translation MDFTKEKESWEMSAHEKLEAAEKSKVAGNDLFKIGKFQRAANKYNKALNYVNEDGHFEDEPEKLIKTLRVSCWLNHAACCLKLKDFTQAISLCSKVLEIESCNVKALYRIAQAYGELYDLELAKTDVLKALELDPNNNFRWSVTRWTQRSMQTGSIEQQKNPMWCQRSARLKMQVTIKKQRALTRRKQRKWSKSCSSKLVIYTTIMKIT, via the exons ATGGACTTCACAAAG GAAAAAGAATCATGGGAGATGAGTGCCCATGAAAAGTTAGAGGCTGCAGAGAAATCAAAAGTTGCTGGCAATGACTTATTCAAGATCGGGAAGTTTCAAAGGGCTGCAAACAAGTATAACAAG GCCCTTAATTATGTTAATGAGGATggacattttgaagatgaacctGAAAAGTTAATTAAAACTTTGAGAGTATCCTGCTGGTTAAACCATGCAGCATGCTGCCTTAAACTGAAGGATTTTACCCAAGCAATTAGCTTGTGTTCAAAG GTTTTAGAAATTGAGTCTTGCAATGTGAAGGCTTTGTATCGGATAGCACAAGCTTATGGTGAACTGTATGACCTGGAATTAGCCAAGACAGATGTATTGAAAGCACTGGAATTGGATCCTAACAACAA CTTCAGATGGAGCGTAACAAGGTGGACGCAAAGGTCTATGCAAACAGGTTCGATCGAACAGCAAAAGAATCCGATGTGGTGTCAAAG AAGCGCAAGGTTGAAAATGCAAGTCACAATAAAGAAACAAAG AGCGTTGACGCGAAGAAAGCAGAGGAAGTGGTCAAAGAGTTGTAGTAGTAAACTAGTAATATACACCACGATAATGAAGATAACTTAG
- the LOC136453319 gene encoding uncharacterized protein, whose product MAAPAAATPTASRAPTRALAILGRCVRAPFRVLVRARDLYVSRLAACAGGGGRGGLGPVGLVAMPRCQSHGFYRSAASGGTDEDVRELIRAATRAGPPRVGPRSQSVAIGRIDEDSPCEFGLDHEERAQALMGPRSKSCAVATSARTAARSRRAAGVAAA is encoded by the coding sequence atggcggcgccggcggcggcgacgccgaCGGCGAGCAGGGCGCCGACGCGCGCGTTGGCCATCCTAGGGCGGTGCGTGCGCGCGCCGTTCCGCGTCCTGGTCCGCGCGCGGGACCTGTACGTGAGCCGGCTGGCGGCGTGCGCGGGGGGCGGGGGGCGGGGAGGCCTGGGCCCCGTGGGGCTGGTGGCGATGCCGCGGTGCCAGAGCCACGGGTTCTACCGctcggcggcgagcggcggcaccGACGAAGACGTGCGGGAGCTCATCAGGGCGGCCACCCGCGCCGGCCCGCCCAGGGTCGGGCCGCGGAGCCAGAGCGTGGCCATCGGCCGGATCGACGAGGACAGCCCGTGTGAGTTCGGGCTGGACCACGAGGAGAGGGCGCAGGCGCTCATGGGGCCCCGGAGCAAGAGCTGCGCCGTGGCGACGTCGGCCAGGACCGCGGCTCGCAGTCGCAGGGCTGCTGGCGTCGCGGCGGCTTAA
- the LOC136453307 gene encoding putative 3,4-dihydroxy-2-butanone kinase produces MAAWGKKLINYPKDVVTQFIEGLVETYPGLQYLDGFPEVKVVLRSDVEFGTYDKVAVICGGGSGHEPAHGGFVGQGMLTAAVSGDVFTSPPVKSILAAIRAVTGPKGCLLVLMNYTGDRLNFGLAAEEAKSEGNKVEMVIVGDDCALSPTRGIAGRRGLEGTILVNKVAELLLMLHGEPGAAVIVSLNFSLLMQW; encoded by the exons ATGGCGGCCTGGGGTAAGAAGCTCATCAACTATCCCAAAG ATGTGGTCACGCAATTCATCGAGGGCTTGGTGGAGACGTACCCTGGACTGCAGTACCTGGATGGGTTCCCTGAG GTCAAGGTGGTCCTCCGCTCCGATGTCGAGTTCGGGACCTATGATAAGGTTGCAGTCATATGCG GAGGTGGAAGTGGTCACGAACCAGCTCATGGTGGGTTTGTGGGTCAAGGAATGCTGACTGCTGCTGTTTCTGGAGATGTTTTCACTTCTCCTCCTGTTAAATCTATTTTGGCT GCTATTCGAGCCGTAACAGGTCCTAAGGGTTGTCTTCTAGTACTAATG AATTACACAGGCGACCGGCTTAATTTTGGCCTAGCAGCTGAGGAAGCAAAATCTGAAGGCAACAAAGTGGAG ATGGTTATCGTTGGAGATGATTGTGCTCTGTCACCAACTCGAGGCATAGCTGGCAGGAGAGGCCTTGAAGGGACAATTCTTGTGAATAAG GTAgcggagctgctgctgatgctg CATGGAGAGCCTGGTGCTGCTGTCATTGTCTCATTGAACTTCAGCCTGTTGATGCAGTGGTGA